GTCAGATCAGAATGTTACTTATAaacagtttacatcattctagcagttgggggtttactcatttgcatgaacaacttttggttcatgatttccaCATTAGGCTCAACGGTGGAAAAAAGATGATTAGATACCACAGGTAGCATCTAGATTAAGTTTTGCCATACGAAAGCTTGCTCCTGGTTCCTTTGAATAAAGGAAATATGGAGTTCATTGTGTTAttgtcaaggaaatcaacaCATTTTAATTTTCCGTAGATTGAAGGTTGTGTTCAGCGGTCATACTATCTtcactttgatatattttttaccactatttaaaaatattcaaaggTGATACCAGCTTTTTATAGATTTTGATTAAGAATAGACTGTGTTTTCTTGAACCAGTACCAGGAAATCAGGAAGTACCATTACaagttaaaaataataatttccgAAGGGCACACTACGTTAACTTGTCATTCTAATCTAAATAACTGAATCTTGCTATATTGTCTTATTACAGTGTGAAGATGGCAGATTGATGACGAAGAACGAGAAATGTGTCGGTGGATCCCGGTTTATGAAATGGAAGTGTGAATGTGAATGGCCTCTTGAATGTGACTACTCGCCAGTGCACAAAGCTTACGTTTGCATGGGGGACGAGGAGTATGACAGGTATTTATACCGGTATGATTATATGGGTCGACAAAATATGAAGGGGAAGAGATCCAGGGCAATTAATAATCAGTTATACCATATACAAACCAAGCTGTATAATCTCTCACAGTACAGTGGTTTTTATATACACCAAACCGAACACATAATTTgttgtatacaaaatattatttgtgattttacgCGTAGACTAATTAT
This is a stretch of genomic DNA from Glandiceps talaboti chromosome 9, keGlaTala1.1, whole genome shotgun sequence. It encodes these proteins:
- the LOC144440276 gene encoding uncharacterized protein LOC144440276 isoform X2; this translates as MRTTIVAISVILAFALLCSEANSNFLGVGSRKIPCEDGRLMTKNEKCVGGSRFMKWKCECEWPLECDYSPVHKAYVCMGDEEYDSDLRDTFKRFVF